The Candidatus Binataceae bacterium genome contains the following window.
ACGCCGCCAACATCGCTCTTATGGCTCACGTCCGGCGACAACACCTTGAGCACGACTGGAAAGCCGATAGTCGCGGCGGCGTGCGCAGCATCGTCGGCGGTCTTCGCGGCCTCCGGCACAATCACGGGCAGGCCCATCGCGGCCAGCACGCGCTTGCTGTCGATTTCGGAGAGAACCGCACGCCCGCCTTTGGCGGCGGACGAAATTATCTGGTCAACATTGGAATCCAACACGATCGAAGGCTATAGCAAAGCTCCCTGTGGATTTGTACCGAGACCGAGGCGAAAGGACGTGCGATGGTGGCGAAGGCGCGATGGAACATTTTCGTAACGCGGCATCTGCCGGGCGACGCGATCGAGCGGCTGCGCAAGGTCGCGCGCGTCGAGGTCTGGGATCGCGAACTGCCGCCGCCGCGCGACTATCTGCTGAAGAAGCTCCGCTCGGCAGATGCGATCCTCTCGATGCTCAGCGATCGGATGGACGAAGATGCGATCGCGTCTGCGCCCGAGCTGAAAGTCATCAGCAACTACGCGGTCGGCGTTGACAATATCGACCTCGAAGCCGCGACACGCGGCGGTATCCCGGTGGGACATACGCCAGGGGTGCTGACCGACGCCACGGCCGATATCGCTTTCGGGCTGCTGATGGCGGCGGCGCGGCGAATCGTCGAAGGCGATCGCGAGGTTCGCGCCGGCAAGTGGCAAACCTGGGGACCCGAAGTCCTGCTCGGCAACGACGTTCACGGCGCGACGCTCGGAATCATCGGATGGGGCGCGATCGGCCAGGCCACAGCGCGGCGCGGCGAAGGATTCGGGATGAAGATTCTGTACCTCAAGCCGCGCGGCAAATCGCATCGCGTGCAGAACGGCCCAGCTCCAGCGGGCACACCAGTAACGCTCGCGCGATTGCTCAGGGAGTCGGACTTCGTCTCGATCCACGTACCGCTGACGCCGGAGACGCGGCATCTGCTCGGAAAGAACGAGTTCGCGTTGATGAAACCAGGCGCAATCCTGATCAACACAGCGCGCGGTCCGATTGTCGATCAAAAAGCGCTCACCGCAGCGCTGAAGTCGAGGCATCTCGGAGGCACCGGCCTTGATGTGACAGACCCCGAACCTATCGAGCGCGGCGATCCGCTGCTCAAGCTGCCCAACGTCGTGATCGCGCCGCATATCGGCAGCGCCAGCCGCGCCACGCGCGAGCGCATGACGGCGATGGCGGTGGATAACATCCTCGCAGTGATGAAGGGCAGCGCCCCCGAGTGGTGTGCGAACCCGGAGGTGAAGTCCACGTTCAAAACGCATCGCAGCGTGAGAATCTTAAAATAGCAGCAGGGACGCGCGCCCCACTATTTTTTCAGAAGTGCCGCCGCGATCGCTTGTGGCAGGGTGAACTTATTTTCGTAGAGGGCGCGGCCGACGATTACGCCTACCACGCCATGCGTGAATTCTTGTGACAGCGTTGCGATGTCGTCGAGGGTCGATACGCCGCCGGAGGCTATCACCGCGAGGCCCGAGGACTTTGCGATTTCGGCCATCCGGATTGCGTCGACGCCTTGCTGGGTGCCGTCGCGGGCGATGTCGGTGACGGTGACGGCTGCAACACCGGCGGCTTTGAACCGTCCGATCGCGTCGTTGACTGTCAGTTGACTCGTCTCGACCCATCCTTTGATCGCGAGCCTGCCGTCGCGCGCATCGACCGAGCCGAATACGCGTCCGGGAAATTCGTTGCAGGCATCGCTGAGTAGTTGAGGATCGAGAAATGCCGCTGAGCCGATTGAAATGCGATCGGCGCCGGTCTGAAACGCGGAGCGTACAGCTTCGATCGTTCTGAGGCCGCCGCTCACGTCGATTGCGCACTTCACCGCCGCGCGAATGGCGCGAATCGCGGCCGTATTGCGCGGTTCGCCGGCGACTGCGCCGTCGAGGTCGACGATATGAATCAGCTCTGCGCCAGCGCTTTCGAAGCCGCGCGCGACTTCGGCCGGATCGCTGCCATAGATCGTCGCGTGGCTCATCTCGCCGCGCAGCAGGCGCACGACCTGCCCGCCCTTGAGATCGATCGCCGGGATAACGGTGAAGCGCTCGAACAATTGCGTCAGGAGAGCGTGCCCTTGGTCGACAGCACGCCGCCAAGGCGCGGCTCGACCTGGGTGGCAGAGTCCATCGCGCGGGCGAAGGCTTTGAAGGTGGCCTCCACTATATGATGCGGGTTGCGCCCGCTCTGGAGCCTCAGGTGCAGGTTCATGCCGACCTCGTCGGCCATCGCCTTCATGAAATCGTGCACCAGCTCAGTCTGAAAGTTACCGACGCGATCCTGCTTGATCGGAACCTCGTAGCCAAGATA
Protein-coding sequences here:
- a CDS encoding D-glycerate dehydrogenase; translation: MVAKARWNIFVTRHLPGDAIERLRKVARVEVWDRELPPPRDYLLKKLRSADAILSMLSDRMDEDAIASAPELKVISNYAVGVDNIDLEAATRGGIPVGHTPGVLTDATADIAFGLLMAAARRIVEGDREVRAGKWQTWGPEVLLGNDVHGATLGIIGWGAIGQATARRGEGFGMKILYLKPRGKSHRVQNGPAPAGTPVTLARLLRESDFVSIHVPLTPETRHLLGKNEFALMKPGAILINTARGPIVDQKALTAALKSRHLGGTGLDVTDPEPIERGDPLLKLPNVVIAPHIGSASRATRERMTAMAVDNILAVMKGSAPEWCANPEVKSTFKTHRSVRILK
- the hisA gene encoding 1-(5-phosphoribosyl)-5-[(5-phosphoribosylamino)methylideneamino]imidazole-4-carboxamide isomerase; translated protein: MFERFTVIPAIDLKGGQVVRLLRGEMSHATIYGSDPAEVARGFESAGAELIHIVDLDGAVAGEPRNTAAIRAIRAAVKCAIDVSGGLRTIEAVRSAFQTGADRISIGSAAFLDPQLLSDACNEFPGRVFGSVDARDGRLAIKGWVETSQLTVNDAIGRFKAAGVAAVTVTDIARDGTQQGVDAIRMAEIAKSSGLAVIASGGVSTLDDIATLSQEFTHGVVGVIVGRALYENKFTLPQAIAAALLKK